One window of the Trueperaceae bacterium genome contains the following:
- the nirK gene encoding nitrite reductase, copper-containing translates to MRDKRGNLPLGVIYAVAAIIVALAVGVALFGTSVDAAPAQQAGADHGHDLTINQPAGEHVALTDPEDLVPVEELPVIKAVLGYAPNAAPPVDRDYRAHVEVELETTEEVLRLADGVEYRFWTFGGAVPGPMIRVRHGDYVTFTLQNHPTSLMPHNIDLHAVTGQGGGAEATLISPGQQATFSFSALVPGVYIYHCATAPVGMHIANGMYGLIVVEPKEGLAPVDKEFYVVQGDFYTKGDFGERGLQDFDMQRAIKEDAAYVVFNGSVGSLVGENALFADVGDKVRIFFGNGGPNLTSSFHVIGEIFDTVNVEGGRLINHDVQTTSVPAGGAVMVEFGVDVPGTYNLVDHAIFRAFNKGAVGQLVVVGEKNPTIFTERTDIRPYDPDATE, encoded by the coding sequence ATGCGAGACAAGCGCGGAAACCTCCCCCTGGGCGTCATCTACGCCGTCGCCGCGATCATCGTCGCGCTAGCGGTGGGGGTGGCACTGTTCGGCACGAGCGTCGACGCCGCCCCGGCTCAGCAGGCCGGCGCCGACCACGGGCACGACCTGACCATCAACCAGCCCGCCGGCGAGCACGTGGCCCTCACCGACCCCGAGGACCTCGTCCCCGTCGAGGAACTCCCCGTTATCAAGGCCGTCCTCGGCTACGCCCCCAACGCGGCGCCGCCCGTCGACCGCGACTACCGCGCCCACGTCGAGGTGGAGCTCGAGACGACCGAGGAGGTCCTGCGCCTCGCGGACGGCGTCGAGTACCGCTTCTGGACCTTCGGCGGCGCGGTCCCCGGCCCCATGATCCGCGTGCGCCACGGCGATTACGTCACCTTCACGCTGCAGAACCACCCCACCAGCCTCATGCCGCACAACATCGACCTGCACGCCGTGACCGGCCAGGGCGGCGGCGCCGAGGCCACGCTCATCTCCCCCGGCCAGCAGGCCACCTTCTCGTTCTCCGCGCTCGTCCCGGGCGTCTACATCTACCACTGCGCCACGGCGCCCGTTGGCATGCACATCGCCAACGGCATGTACGGCCTGATCGTGGTGGAGCCCAAGGAGGGCCTGGCGCCCGTCGACAAGGAGTTCTACGTCGTGCAGGGCGACTTCTACACCAAGGGCGACTTCGGTGAACGCGGCCTGCAGGACTTCGACATGCAGCGCGCCATCAAGGAGGACGCCGCCTACGTGGTCTTCAACGGCTCCGTCGGCTCGCTGGTGGGCGAGAACGCGCTGTTCGCCGACGTGGGCGACAAGGTCCGCATCTTCTTCGGCAACGGCGGCCCGAACCTGACCAGCTCGTTCCACGTCATCGGCGAGATCTTCGACACCGTCAACGTCGAGGGCGGCCGCCTCATCAACCACGACGTCCAGACCACGTCGGTTCCGGCGGGCGGCGCCGTGATGGTCGAGTTCGGGGTCGACGTGCCCGGCACCTACAACCTGGTGGACCACGCCATCTTCCGGGCGTTCAACAAGGGCGCCGTCGGGCAGCTCGTGGTCGTCGGCGAGAAGAACCCGACCATCTTCACCGAGCGCACCGACATCAGGCCCTACGACCCGGACGCCACCGAGTAA
- a CDS encoding formylglycine-generating enzyme family protein, with protein sequence MTTRTHSRTRTPAPRRRAARLTRRFAAAVAGLWLLAAAMPTTTAAAATSMVAIEGGEVELLFPVEGEAATVVEPFRIDVVPVTNAEFLAFLEANPEWRRSAVPEVFAGSAYLRAWDGDLDLGALDPSAPVTDVSWFAAAAYCEARGARLPTEAEWEFVANAGYAGPRGRDEAGYAARVLTLTTSRAQRPGPVGMDEANYYGVKDMHGLVWEWVFDVGSSFNTGDSRSDGDRRLQLVCGGGSAGAVDKSDYAAFLRYAFRSGLTGGYSSGGLGFRCAG encoded by the coding sequence GTGACCACCCGCACCCACTCACGCACGCGCACCCCGGCGCCGCGGCGCCGCGCCGCCCGCCTGACGCGCCGCTTCGCGGCCGCCGTGGCGGGGCTCTGGCTCCTCGCCGCCGCCATGCCGACCACCACCGCGGCCGCCGCGACCAGCATGGTCGCCATCGAGGGCGGGGAGGTCGAGCTCCTCTTCCCCGTCGAGGGTGAGGCCGCGACGGTGGTGGAACCGTTCCGGATCGACGTCGTGCCTGTCACCAACGCCGAGTTCCTGGCGTTCCTCGAGGCCAACCCGGAGTGGCGCCGCAGCGCCGTCCCCGAGGTGTTCGCGGGCAGCGCCTACCTGCGCGCCTGGGACGGCGACCTCGACCTCGGTGCGCTCGACCCGTCCGCCCCCGTGACCGACGTCAGCTGGTTCGCGGCCGCCGCCTACTGCGAGGCTCGCGGCGCGCGGCTGCCCACCGAGGCCGAGTGGGAGTTCGTGGCCAACGCCGGCTACGCCGGCCCCCGCGGCCGCGACGAGGCGGGCTACGCGGCGCGCGTGCTGACGCTCACCACGAGCCGCGCGCAGCGGCCCGGACCCGTCGGCATGGACGAGGCCAACTACTACGGCGTCAAGGACATGCACGGCCTCGTGTGGGAGTGGGTGTTCGACGTGGGCTCGAGCTTCAACACGGGCGACAGCCGCTCCGACGGCGACCGCCGCCTGCAGCTCGTGTGCGGCGGCGGGAGTGCCGGCGCCGTCGACAAGAGCGACTACGCCGCCTTCCTGCGCTACGCGTTCAGGAGCGGCCTGACCGGCGGTTACTCCAGCGGCGGCCTCGGCTTCCGCTGCGCCGGGTGA